In the Pseudanabaena sp. PCC 7367 genome, one interval contains:
- the recJ gene encoding single-stranded-DNA-specific exonuclease RecJ has translation MSLPIQRWNIAPPTPQRAEAIAQATGLPSILAQVLINRGATTQNQANLFLNPDRQSLADPKQEFADLLPSLDLLEQAINQGEKIAICGDYDADGMTSTALLLRVLRQLGAQAEYAIPSRMQEGYGINQRIVTELKSEGASIILTVDNGIAAYDAIAHAKELGLRVIITDHHDIPPQLPPADAILNPKLIDPQSPYYTIAGVGVAYLLAVELAQRFNQLDQLIAPCLELFALGTIADLAQLTGINRRLVKRGLKLLTQSQIPGIQALIDVSQIAKDKATLKPEAIGFGLGPRINAVGRIGDPQLVIELLTTDDMAIALERAMQCEQINQERRRLCSEIEKEAIELVERSQIDLVDCRVLVLVKAGWHHGVIGIVASRLLERYGVPVFIGAIEADGNIRFSVRGIPEFNVFDSLVYIKDIRGKGGGHPAAGGFTMPAENLPQLKERLREFARACLSPDQIKPLVNIDVQADLRQINQALLDQIDVLHPCGIGNAEPIFYTQNARILSQQTRGKQRQVLALEVDRGDGSIIKAIAWRWGEYCPIPYCVDLAYKLKANHWQGKTSIELELVGVREPSEPSEPEQTSDLEDIAVNKSNQRSAGSNDNTKHHNNASNNQLSLITDQEQDRMVKPAKPVIAKPKVTNKLSNGQNEQTLTSNSISDRTNVKSPKPSEQGNLTESIANLNPKSIQTQSNQTWLPTLTYKTAPAIENIPEWHELIADLNTLATVDLTTLPQPVLLYGYDRPELEFKAQLNGDFDCDRPKRRHKYGSLVLWSLPPSMTHLNWLIALAKPQQVYLGKQMPTYPTESELYQKVATLIGQPSLNLLELAQTWWVAPSTIVAVLRELGYACAGFAPTASPEIELANLQRWYELPIDKLAQIWIDRNSS, from the coding sequence ATCGCCCAGGCAACTGGACTCCCCTCAATCTTGGCACAGGTGTTGATAAATCGGGGGGCAACTACTCAAAATCAAGCAAACTTGTTTCTTAATCCCGATCGCCAATCTCTTGCTGACCCCAAACAGGAATTTGCCGACCTGCTGCCCAGCCTTGATCTACTTGAGCAGGCAATCAACCAGGGCGAGAAAATTGCCATCTGTGGTGACTATGATGCGGATGGGATGACCAGTACGGCGCTGCTATTGCGGGTGTTGCGTCAATTGGGCGCTCAGGCTGAATATGCGATTCCCTCGCGGATGCAAGAGGGCTATGGCATCAATCAGCGGATCGTGACCGAGCTTAAATCCGAAGGCGCTAGCATTATCTTGACCGTTGACAATGGCATTGCTGCCTATGATGCGATCGCCCATGCCAAGGAGTTGGGCTTGCGGGTGATTATTACCGATCACCACGATATCCCGCCCCAATTGCCCCCCGCCGATGCGATCTTGAATCCCAAGCTGATCGATCCGCAATCGCCCTACTATACGATCGCTGGTGTAGGCGTGGCCTATCTGCTGGCGGTTGAGCTGGCGCAGCGATTTAACCAACTCGATCAACTGATCGCCCCTTGTTTGGAACTATTTGCCCTAGGCACGATCGCTGATCTGGCGCAACTGACCGGGATCAATCGCCGCCTGGTTAAACGCGGTTTAAAGTTACTCACCCAAAGCCAAATCCCCGGCATACAGGCTCTAATCGATGTGTCGCAAATTGCTAAGGACAAGGCTACCCTTAAGCCGGAAGCGATCGGCTTTGGTCTGGGGCCCCGGATCAATGCAGTGGGTCGCATAGGCGATCCGCAGTTGGTGATTGAGTTGCTTACTACCGATGACATGGCGATTGCGCTGGAACGGGCGATGCAGTGTGAGCAGATCAACCAGGAACGGCGGCGACTATGTAGTGAAATTGAAAAAGAGGCGATCGAGCTGGTAGAACGCAGCCAGATCGATCTAGTCGATTGTCGGGTTCTAGTATTGGTCAAGGCAGGCTGGCATCATGGCGTAATTGGGATTGTAGCTTCCAGGTTGCTAGAGCGCTATGGCGTGCCGGTGTTTATTGGCGCGATCGAAGCAGACGGCAATATTCGCTTTTCAGTGCGTGGTATTCCCGAATTCAATGTATTTGACTCGCTTGTATATATCAAAGATATTCGCGGTAAGGGCGGCGGCCATCCGGCGGCGGGTGGTTTTACGATGCCAGCGGAAAATTTACCGCAGCTAAAGGAACGGTTGCGGGAATTTGCCAGAGCTTGCCTGAGTCCAGATCAGATTAAACCGCTGGTAAATATTGATGTGCAAGCCGATCTACGCCAAATCAATCAAGCCCTGCTCGATCAAATTGATGTGCTGCATCCCTGTGGTATTGGTAATGCTGAGCCGATTTTTTATACCCAGAATGCCAGAATCCTCTCCCAGCAAACACGCGGCAAACAACGACAGGTTTTAGCGCTGGAAGTCGATCGCGGTGATGGGTCAATCATTAAGGCGATCGCCTGGCGCTGGGGTGAATATTGCCCAATTCCCTATTGCGTCGATCTGGCCTACAAGCTCAAGGCCAATCACTGGCAGGGCAAAACCAGCATTGAGCTGGAATTAGTGGGAGTAAGAGAACCCAGCGAACCCAGCGAGCCTGAGCAAACAAGCGATCTAGAAGATATCGCCGTAAATAAGAGTAATCAGCGATCGGCTGGAAGCAATGACAATACTAAGCATCACAATAATGCCAGCAATAATCAACTTTCTTTAATAACTGACCAAGAGCAAGATCGCATGGTCAAGCCTGCAAAACCAGTAATTGCCAAGCCAAAGGTCACTAACAAGCTAAGCAATGGTCAGAATGAGCAAACCCTTACTTCAAATTCAATTAGCGATCGCACCAATGTAAAATCCCCTAAGCCATCTGAGCAGGGCAACTTAACCGAGTCGATCGCCAATCTCAACCCCAAAAGCATTCAAACACAATCTAATCAAACCTGGTTGCCGACCCTGACCTATAAAACTGCCCCAGCGATCGAAAACATCCCAGAATGGCATGAACTTATTGCTGATTTAAATACATTAGCTACCGTTGATTTGACCACGCTGCCGCAACCGGTCTTGCTCTATGGTTATGATCGCCCAGAACTTGAATTCAAAGCCCAGCTAAATGGTGATTTCGATTGCGATCGCCCCAAGCGTAGGCACAAATATGGTTCGTTGGTGTTGTGGAGCCTACCGCCCTCAATGACCCACCTCAACTGGTTGATCGCCCTGGCCAAACCACAGCAGGTATATCTAGGTAAGCAGATGCCCACTTACCCAACTGAATCAGAGCTATACCAGAAAGTTGCGACGCTAATTGGCCAGCCCAGCTTGAATTTACTAGAGCTAGCCCAGACCTGGTGGGTCGCACCATCAACGATCGTGGCCGTTTTGCGAGAACTTGGTTATGCCTGTGCTGGGTTTGCCCCCACCGCCAGCCCAGAAATTGAGCTTGCTAACCTGCAACGGTGGTATGAATTACCGATCGACAAGCTAGCCCAAATTTGGATCGACAGAAATAGCAGTTAG